Genomic DNA from Desulfonema ishimotonii:
AGTATAGAAAAAAATAAAATACCATTATTTAATTCTCAATATTAGGAAAAATATAAACATCCCATTTGGGCAGAGATTCGGAACGTTGAATATAGTGACCGTATTTTTCTATTTCCTCATCTGTAGGCCTAACACCTGTTTTATAAGACTTTTTCAAAGAATCAACAATGGGATGAGTATTTTTCCACGAAGATTTTTCAGCAATGCGAAATACTTTTCTGGCTTTATCAAGAATTTTTCCATTCCAATATTTCTCCAAAGCCCCCCAAAATCGCTCTATCGCATTGTATTTACTATGATACGGCGGGTAATAGATAAGATGGATGATTTTACCTGTTTTTTTGGCAAACGCCACCATACGTTTGAGAAACTGGGTTCTGCTGCTGCCCACAGATGGGCCGTTGTCGAGATTTATAAGCAATTCTTCATACTTCGATATTTTTGTTTTTCGGATTTCGTACCACCGTTCCAATGCGTCAGCTATGAAATCGCTGGTTTCTTTTGATTCTCCGAAAATAATCGTCACCTGTCCCGAATCCGTTTCCAAAACACCGAACGGTGCCAGAACCGCATCCGGCGCATAGTCATGATCAGGTGCCGATTCCGGGCATAGTCTTCTTGCTTTCCCGCCCCGTGAAAAGCGGCCCACCCTTACCTTGGCCTTTACATCGGCTGATATGCGCAGAATATCCGGGGAGGTATCTGCCTTTTTGTTTTCTTTCCTGATATTTTCAAATATGGCATCTGTTTCAGGTATTTTTTTTTAACGGTTTTGTTTTCCGAACCTTTCTGAGCTTATAGCCCTGTCTGTTCAGAATATTACAAACTGTTCTCTCTGTAAAATTTTCGGGCGAATATCCCTTTTTTTCCAACATTTTTTTTGTTTCTCCCGCTGTTATTTTCAGATATATCAGGTCTGTCTGAAACTTCGGATCCGCCTGCCCCTCAGCATCCGCAATTTCACTGATATCATTTTTAAGATTGCCGAATTTTTCTTCTGTTTTTTTCCGACCTCTTTCGTGAAAATTTTCCACACAGACAAAACCGGTTTCCAGCTCTCTGAGTCCCAATACAGCGGTTTTTCTTCCCACTCCGAGATAGCACTCTGCTTTTCTCGGACTCCCGTCAAAATAATCTTTCGTAAGTTCCGCAATAAAAATTCTCCTCTTATATCCTGTAAGTTTCTGAATTGCGGACTTAAAACTTTTCAATATTTGCGGATTTATTTTTTTCATACCCGAAGTCTTATCATATTTTCTGCTTTTGGTATACTTTTTTATTCTTAATGCCTTACCTGATCCACGCCTTTTAAACAGCTCGCCCGCAGCGCCTGCAATCTCTCTGGTCAGTAGACCCAAACACTTTCGACATATCCCGGCAGGCCGCCCAGACGGTCATCGGCAAATACCGGGCTGCCCCTCCGAATCAGATGGAGTACAATCGGAAACGCAAACAGCACGTTGCCACAAAATCCTTTACGTCCGAATATATCCGGGAAGATCCGATGTATTTTTCAGACTATCTCAGGGGGCAAAGTCTTGCCGGGCTGTACAGGAAAGAGCGGGAATGGAGTGATTTATATGTAACGGATCTTGACCGTTTTTTCCGACCGCGACTGAACAGCGCTGTCCTGAAAACACTGATCTCTGCCCTCCGGCGGCGTGAGGTGGTCATGGCTGACTACCGCAAAAAGGATTTGGAGGCAGGCGAGCAAAGCCTCCGCTCCATATCACCGAACCACCTCGTTTTTGCCGATAATCGCTATCATATCCGGGCATATTGCCACGTAAAACAGAAACACCTCGATTTCGTACTCTCCAGAACTGACAGTTCCGAAATCAGATCGGAAGACTGGGTCTCTTCAAAAGAGGATCACGAGTGGAACAGAAGCGTCGAACTCTCCTTTCAGCCCAATCCGGATCTGCCGGAAAGTGTCCGGCAGGCAATCGTGAAAAATTATGAAAGTGATGAGGCGGAAATGCGAAAGATAACATGCAGACAGGCAATTGCATTTTATATAAAAAGAAAATTTCTTGCGAAAAGCGACAAGTATCAGAAACCGTTATGGGTTCTGGTCAAAAAAAGGGGTGTGGCCTCAGTATTATACAGATTAAATATATCGAATAAAATCAGATATAAAACATGAATCTTATCATTTTTCATTCTGATTTAGCCGACATTATTTTTTCTACATTTGTTCATTTGAATATCAGGTTGTTATAATTGTTTATGCAAAAATAAAACCACATAATATTGAGGCCACACCCAAAAAAAGTTGCTGTGAATCGGAAGAAAAGAGAGACATACACTGAAAGGCTGTATATTATACAGATTCCATATTGAAAGTATTCATCGAAAAAGAGGGGCTGAGTCTTTTAAAAAGCGCTTTGGCATCCGAATATATTGTTTTGAAAGGAGTTCGGACTCTGAGTCCGAACCCCGGATATTTCAAAATGGAATCAGACTTCCTGCAAAACTGAAAATCCGCCTCTGCAACATTCCGGTTTTATTATATCCGAAATCATCATAAACTGAGTTTCGCAGGAGATCTGTTAAGCCAATTTTACATCCGAACTGTCAGATACAATTTTTGTACTGTGAATTTTTTTTGTAAAATACGCCGAATTCGACTTTCGGTTGTGTCCTACGATAATTGAAACGGGGCACTGCCCGTTTGCGAACGCACTGATTCGGAAGCAGATCTCAGAATTTTCAAAATCATATGCAAAAGCCCGGCGGACAGGATTTTTCAACCAGAGCAGGACACTATCCGACTTTCCGAAAATGTAAAATCATAATGGTTGAATCGTCAGAAAACAGGTATACTCCTCGGACTTTGGTTTTTCATGGCATGAAAAATGCTTAAATATTATCCGATTATTTTTTAAAAATCGGAGGTGAAAAAATCATGAGGAAAAAACGCTCTCTGAATATCAGAACCCATATTTTCATGCCGGAAGAAACCGAAACCCTGAAAAGGTACCGTGACGGCCAGAAGGATTACCGTCTGAAACTCCGCTTCATAGCGCTTCTGCTGATCGCCGGCAATACCGGAACCGAAATTGTGGCCGCGGCAGTCGGAAAAGATATCAGAACCGTGGAAACATGGTACGGAAAATATCTTACGCATGGTCCCGATGCCCTGAATTCCTTTCAGTACCAACCGAAACGGTGCTTTCTGTCAGATGATCAGCTCGCAGACATGATCGCATGGGTGAAAAAAGAACTCCCTTCCGATACGAAAGTCATCTGTCATTATATAAGGGAACAGACCGGGATTGCCTACTGCCAAAGCGCGGTTGCGAAGCTCCTTAAAAAAAACGGACTGAGACGACTCCGTCCGAAGCTGATTCCGGGAAAACCGCCGTCCGAAAAAGAACAAACCGATTTTATTGAAAAATATGAGAAACTCCGCAAATCCGCCGCCGATCCGGAGTCCGGCAGAGTCGTCATTTTCTGCGATGCCATGCACTTCGTTCATCAGACCGTGCCCGCGACATGTTGGGGAGATCCGTCCGAACGACCTGTTTTAAAAGCAAATTCCGGGCGTCAGCGCCTGAATATCATGGGCGGATATGATCCCGTGACCTGTAAGCTGATACATGAGACCGACGAAAAAAACTGTGACTCCGAAAAAGCGATCATTTTTTTCAAAAAACTGCTCAGAACCTATCCGAAAGCCAGTATGATAAAGGTTTTTGCTGATAATGCCACTTATTTTCATGCCCGGAACACACAGGAATGGCTTGAAAAAAATCCCCGGATCAGTTTGTATTTTCTCCCGGCCTATGCTCCGAACCTGAATCTGATCGAACGCCTTTGGCGTTTTGCAAAAGGGAAACTGATCAGAAACACATATTATGAGAAATACAAGACGTTCCGGTGTCATGTTTTTCGTCTTCTGAATAATATACATAATTATGAAAGTGAGTTATCATCTCTTATGGTAGAAAAATTTCAGATAATTCGCCAATAAACGCAATAAATGTGCCATGAAAAACCAAAGTCTGAATAGTATATCACAGAAAATTCACAGGTACTTTTTTTAACCGCCAAAAAGGAGGGCAGTCCCATGAGCGCAAATCATTTTTTCAAAAAATACGGTGTGAATGAAAAGCTGAACCGCCGGGAATTCCTGAAACAACAGGCCGGAGCGGCCATGCTGCTGGCAGGCGGCACAGCAGGGTTATCCCTCCCCCGGAGCCTGTGGGCCGCCGGTACGCCCGATATCAGCGTCGTCACGGGAGAACCGGGACCGGCGACCCGGAAGGCGATTGAGATGCTCGGCGGCATGAGCGCATTTGTCCGGCCCGGCAACAGGGTGGTCATCAAGCCGAACATGAGCTTTGCCCACGATACGGACCGTGCCACCAACACCCACCCCGACGTGGTCCGGGAACTGGTCGCCATGTGCAAAGAGGCCGATGCGGGGCGAATCCGGGTTCTGGATCACCCGCTGCGGAACGCTGAAATGTGCATCGAGGGGATCAGAAAGGCCTGCGGGGTGTTTAATGAGGATATGGTGTACGGGCTGACCCGGAGCAAATTTTACAAACCGGCAAAGATCGTCAGAGGCGTGGACATGAAGGAAACCGATGTGATGCGGGATGTGTCGGAGGCCGACGTGCTGATCGCCGCGCCGGTTGCCAAATCCCACGGCAGCGCCGGGGTAAGCCTCTCCATGAAGGGCATGATGGGCCTGATATGGAACCGGTGGATCATGCACTCCCGGTACGATCTCCATTCGGCCATTGCCGACCTCGCCAGCCTGCTGACGCCCCAACTGGTGGTGGTGGACGCCTCCCGCGTGCTGTCCACGGACGGGCCGTCCGGACCGGGAAAAGTCCTGAAGGCGAAGACCATTATCGCCTCTGCCGATATGGTGGCGGCAGACGCCCAGACCGTGCGCATGTTCGAGTGGTACGGACGGCGGTTTGAGCCGCGTCAGGTCAAGCACATCCGCCTGGCCCACGAGCGGGGTCTGGGCCGGATGGACGTGGAAAACCTGTCGGTACGACAGGTTGCACTGTAAGCGGGGCCGCCAGTGACCTTTCAACGCATTGTTCAGGCCCTGAGCCTTGGCCTTTTTATCCTCCTGCCGGGATGGGTGGCATTTCCACTGGTTTCGCCTCTCCCGGCAACAGACATATTCCTGCGCACGGACCCACTGGTACTCATCGGCACGATGCTCAGCAGCCGGACTTTTATCATGGCCCTGTGGCCCGCAGGCGTGATTCTCCTGCTCACCGCCGTTCTGGGCCGCTTCTTCTGCGGCTGCCTCTGCCCTATGGGCACCACCGTCGATCTGGCGGACCGCCTGATCCCGGCACGGTCTGACCGCCCTGCCCCGACCCTGAGACGGATCAGATACCGGCTGCTCTTTTTCATCCTCGGCGCCGGGATGATGGGCATATCCTTTGTTTTTCTGGCCGCGCCGCTCTCTCTGATCACGCGGCTTTACAGCCTGATCCTCTATCCGGCCCTCTGCTTTCTCGCGGATTCGGGCCTGACCGCCCTGACTCCCGTGGCCGACCGCCTCGGCATCCCGTCCGTCACGTATCTCCAGATCGGTATCCCCCGCTTCGCACACCCGTGGATCACCCTGATCCTGTTCGGGGGGATCTTCGGGTGTGCAAAAAAATCCCGCCGGTTCTGGTGCCGGTATCTCTGTCCGGCCGGCGCGATTTTCGCCCTCTTTTCCACAAAACCGATGATCCGCCGTCAGGTTTCCGACGCCTGCGTTGAATGCGGCCAGTGCCGGAAGGCGTGCCCCATGAACGCCATCGGCGACAATCCCCGGCTGACAGACCACCGGGAGTGTATCGCATGTGAAACCTGTGTGCGGGTCTGCCCGACGGACGCCGTCACGTTTTCCACCGGCCCCGCCAGGGGCGCATCCTCCTTTTCCGGGGAGCGCCGCCAACTGATCCGGGCCGGGCTGTCCGGTGCGGGCGCTGCCATCATCACGGCCACCGGCCTGCCCTTTCGCCGCAGCGACAACGCCCCCGGCCAGATTCACCCGCCGGAGCTGATCCGCCCGCCCGGTGCGCTGCCGGAAAGGGATTTTCTCAGCCGCTGCATCCGGTGCGGGCTGTGCATGAGGGTCTGCCCCACCAACACCTTGCAGCCCATCGCCCTGGCATCGGGCGTTTCAGCCTTCCTCAGCCCCGTGATAACGCCGCGCCGGGGGCCGTGCGAGCCGCGCTGCAATGCCTGCGGTCAGGTCTGCCCCACAGCCGCCATCACGCCCCTGACGCCGGCGGAGAAGATCTGGGCCAAAGTCGGCACGGCCCATGTGCTGCGGGACAAATGCTTGGCCTGGGCCTTTGGCCGGAAGTGCCTGGTTTGTGACGAGGTCTGTCCCTATAATGCCATTGACCTGAAAACCGTTCCCGGCATTTCCGGGGCGGTTCCCTTTGTGGATGCGGCCCGGTGCGCCGGGTGCGGATTCTGTGAACATTTCTGCCCGGTGCAGGCCGGGGCGGCCATTGTGGTGGAGCCGATGGAAGCCCTCCGGCTTGCGGGCGGATCTTACGCGGAAAAGGGCCGTGAGATCGGCCTGAACCTGAGTATCACGAAGAAGGGAAAGGATGACGCGCAGTCTTACGGCGGCCCGGAAAGCGGCACCGGTGAATCCTACGGGGAGGGGAGCGGACTTCCGCCCGGATTTACCGAGTAAAAAGGATACTCAGTGGGCTGTCAGAAAAATCCTGTCATACCATTTCTGTTTTGAAATACGCCGTTATCCGGGGTTCAGACTTCAGGTCTGAATTCATTTGAAAACAATATGTTCCGACGCCGGAACCTTATTCTGTCAGTTCAGATAATGGCGAATTTCATCTGTGATTCAGTATGACATATTGTCATTTCGAGCGAAGCGAGAAATCCTAAGATTCCTCACATCCGTTCGGAATGATATGAAACTGTGCACGGGGGCTTCATTGACAACCCACCCAGCTTTCGCCGATA
This window encodes:
- a CDS encoding DUF362 domain-containing protein yields the protein MSANHFFKKYGVNEKLNRREFLKQQAGAAMLLAGGTAGLSLPRSLWAAGTPDISVVTGEPGPATRKAIEMLGGMSAFVRPGNRVVIKPNMSFAHDTDRATNTHPDVVRELVAMCKEADAGRIRVLDHPLRNAEMCIEGIRKACGVFNEDMVYGLTRSKFYKPAKIVRGVDMKETDVMRDVSEADVLIAAPVAKSHGSAGVSLSMKGMMGLIWNRWIMHSRYDLHSAIADLASLLTPQLVVVDASRVLSTDGPSGPGKVLKAKTIIASADMVAADAQTVRMFEWYGRRFEPRQVKHIRLAHERGLGRMDVENLSVRQVAL
- a CDS encoding WYL domain-containing protein, which gives rise to MYFSDYLRGQSLAGLYRKEREWSDLYVTDLDRFFRPRLNSAVLKTLISALRRREVVMADYRKKDLEAGEQSLRSISPNHLVFADNRYHIRAYCHVKQKHLDFVLSRTDSSEIRSEDWVSSKEDHEWNRSVELSFQPNPDLPESVRQAIVKNYESDEAEMRKITCRQAIAFYIKRKFLAKSDKYQKPLWVLVKKRGVASVLYRLNISNKIRYKT
- a CDS encoding IS630 family transposase; protein product: MRKKRSLNIRTHIFMPEETETLKRYRDGQKDYRLKLRFIALLLIAGNTGTEIVAAAVGKDIRTVETWYGKYLTHGPDALNSFQYQPKRCFLSDDQLADMIAWVKKELPSDTKVICHYIREQTGIAYCQSAVAKLLKKNGLRRLRPKLIPGKPPSEKEQTDFIEKYEKLRKSAADPESGRVVIFCDAMHFVHQTVPATCWGDPSERPVLKANSGRQRLNIMGGYDPVTCKLIHETDEKNCDSEKAIIFFKKLLRTYPKASMIKVFADNATYFHARNTQEWLEKNPRISLYFLPAYAPNLNLIERLWRFAKGKLIRNTYYEKYKTFRCHVFRLLNNIHNYESELSSLMVEKFQIIRQ
- a CDS encoding 4Fe-4S binding protein; translated protein: MTFQRIVQALSLGLFILLPGWVAFPLVSPLPATDIFLRTDPLVLIGTMLSSRTFIMALWPAGVILLLTAVLGRFFCGCLCPMGTTVDLADRLIPARSDRPAPTLRRIRYRLLFFILGAGMMGISFVFLAAPLSLITRLYSLILYPALCFLADSGLTALTPVADRLGIPSVTYLQIGIPRFAHPWITLILFGGIFGCAKKSRRFWCRYLCPAGAIFALFSTKPMIRRQVSDACVECGQCRKACPMNAIGDNPRLTDHRECIACETCVRVCPTDAVTFSTGPARGASSFSGERRQLIRAGLSGAGAAIITATGLPFRRSDNAPGQIHPPELIRPPGALPERDFLSRCIRCGLCMRVCPTNTLQPIALASGVSAFLSPVITPRRGPCEPRCNACGQVCPTAAITPLTPAEKIWAKVGTAHVLRDKCLAWAFGRKCLVCDEVCPYNAIDLKTVPGISGAVPFVDAARCAGCGFCEHFCPVQAGAAIVVEPMEALRLAGGSYAEKGREIGLNLSITKKGKDDAQSYGGPESGTGESYGEGSGLPPGFTE